Genomic DNA from candidate division WOR-3 bacterium:
ACATCAAAACCATCATAATCGCTCCTATGACAACAAAATCAAAAAAATATCCAACAAGGATTAGTATAAATTTTCAAGGGACAATGGGTTGGATTGTTTTAGATCAAATTAGAACAGTTGACAAACTAAGGTTAATTAAAAAACTCGGAAGAATAAAAAATAAAACCATAAAGGAAATAAAAAAAACAATACAAGAAATGCTGGTCGATTAATTTGAGTCACAACATTCTGATGTCATGAGACCGGACAAGGGAAAATTTTACTACACAGCCTACGACAAGAGGTATAAGTCAGTCTATTCACAGGGAGTTGACTACTGGAGCAGTTTTCCTGAAGTCATCGAGGGTGTTAAAACTGTCCTCACCTCTTTATTACCTGTAGATTCCACTTCTGATAACATTAAACTGATTGAATTAGGATGCGGTGAAGGGTACATTGCCGGTCATATTTCAAAAATGGGAATAAAATACACGGGCATAGACATATCCGAGACAGCTGTCAGCAAGGCTAAAAAAAGATATGACGACAAGAACATTGAATTTATTTCAGCCGACATGACAGTTTGCCGGGAAATAAAAGAAAATGTTTTCGATTTCGCATTGGACATCAGTTCGCTTCACATGCTGGTCACAGATGACGACCGTGACAAATATTTGAATGTTGTCAGTCGAATAGTCAAACCTGGCGGAACAGTAATTTTCTTAAACGAATCATGCCGGGAAGATTCAATAGACTGTCGAATTGAAACTTATGAACAATGGCTCTCTATTTCGGGGACGGAT
This window encodes:
- a CDS encoding type II toxin-antitoxin system PemK/MazF family toxin, whose product is MVINQYDVFLINLDPTIGHEIKKSRPCLIISPNEMNLNIKTIIIAPMTTKSKKYPTRISINFQGTMGWIVLDQIRTVDKLRLIKKLGRIKNKTIKEIKKTIQEMLVD
- a CDS encoding class I SAM-dependent methyltransferase, yielding MRPDKGKFYYTAYDKRYKSVYSQGVDYWSSFPEVIEGVKTVLTSLLPVDSTSDNIKLIELGCGEGYIAGHISKMGIKYTGIDISETAVSKAKKRYDDKNIEFISADMTVCREIKENVFDFALDISSLHMLVTDDDRDKYLNVVSRIVKPGGTVIFLNESCREDSIDCRIETYEQWLSISGTDVDSPERWTAFQNGLPINIVIPRIASRSKSLNQYRQEIFSHGFQDFTVLSHNESSISFKVKNPYT